The following proteins are co-located in the Mesorhizobium sp. M1E.F.Ca.ET.045.02.1.1 genome:
- a CDS encoding TetR/AcrR family transcriptional regulator: protein MNVNQHPRAAQKRRTRKAIVDAAIALLARGETPTVNDVAAAADVSRRTVYLYFPSFDQLLLDATVGALAQASVDRAIEQASDDGEARVGHLVRALHHVSPEIEKLGRSLIKLTIDGEPPAEGAPRRGYRRIEWIEQALSPLRDRLAPKRWNQLVGALAMVIGWEALIVQRDVCGLGVAEGEALSAWAANALVRAALEDERNAGAPASRS, encoded by the coding sequence ATGAATGTCAATCAGCACCCTCGCGCCGCGCAGAAGCGGCGCACCCGCAAGGCGATCGTCGACGCCGCGATCGCGCTGCTCGCCCGCGGCGAGACGCCGACCGTCAACGACGTGGCGGCCGCGGCCGACGTGTCGCGGCGAACCGTCTATCTCTACTTTCCGAGCTTCGATCAGCTGCTGCTCGACGCGACCGTCGGCGCGCTCGCCCAAGCGTCGGTCGATCGCGCCATCGAGCAGGCGAGCGATGACGGCGAGGCCCGCGTGGGGCATCTGGTCCGCGCGCTGCATCATGTCAGTCCCGAGATCGAAAAGCTCGGCCGTTCGTTGATCAAGCTCACGATCGATGGAGAACCGCCAGCGGAGGGCGCACCGCGCCGTGGCTACCGCCGGATCGAATGGATCGAGCAGGCTTTGTCGCCGTTGCGGGATCGGCTGGCCCCGAAGCGCTGGAACCAGCTCGTTGGGGCGCTTGCCATGGTGATCGGCTGGGAGGCGCTTATCGTCCAGCGCGATGTCTGCGGCCTCGGCGTCGCGGAGGGCGAAGCCCTATCGGCGTGGGCAGCAAACGCACTTGTGCGGGCCGCGCTCGAGGATGAGCGCAATGCCGGCGCTCCGGCATCGCGAAGTTAA
- a CDS encoding BTAD domain-containing putative transcriptional regulator — translation MASWDSCAVGRISLLGGFQIEKEAGGPVWLTGKRGPAILAYLARCPSMAAPRERLADLLWSDSDSEHSRNSLRQTLSVLRRDLSRAGMDILHARKDLIGLRPDAVRVDVEDFETGLSARSAPDLETALALYTGPFLDGFYVGSNAFDDWAASERERLLSRAIQSLEKLARLVDGESGLAVADRILAMEPTREESYRLKMELLVACGRRDKAQRTFEACRSVLKNEFGVDVSPETRALWQSLSVADISSSQQSTNGVPGGQRLGRPSISVADFVNLTGERGDDFFAKGLVHDITTALSEVADYVVLSGLPPLEKGGEESKATTAPRARYMLNGSIQRSGDELRVNVQLVDAADGHNIWAQKFDGHSQDALEFQDRIAQAVVLAVSLELQLTNWKVRDKSPPGTPEVRRLVNEALMKYFEMTRDSLLVSKELAEKALSIAPENARAKRTLSIAITMGLAFGALPGKREHIDNAIRLAEDAVRAVPDDEIARCILSFAYLRDGRIDEAIVECRHAVSLNPSYPSGHGDLGELYGLRGQVSEALREANEAIRLGAHDAIDFWRHHGLTVALFAGGDDRRALEVARRVVRTKPGFVRGALYWAAAASATGNNEEASRAIHHCLSQLPHLNLGNVCPGFMPRYVKDEHHARFLEMLARAGLPNS, via the coding sequence ATGGCAAGTTGGGACAGCTGCGCTGTCGGCAGAATCTCACTCCTCGGCGGTTTCCAGATTGAAAAGGAAGCTGGCGGTCCGGTTTGGTTGACCGGAAAACGAGGCCCGGCGATCCTCGCTTATCTGGCCCGCTGCCCAAGCATGGCCGCGCCAAGGGAACGGCTGGCTGATCTCTTGTGGAGCGACAGCGACAGCGAACACTCGCGCAACAGTCTGCGTCAAACGCTCAGCGTCCTGCGACGGGATCTGTCGCGAGCGGGCATGGATATCCTTCACGCCCGCAAGGACCTGATCGGCCTCAGGCCTGACGCCGTACGGGTTGACGTCGAGGATTTTGAAACCGGTCTGTCGGCACGTTCTGCACCGGATCTCGAAACTGCCCTGGCGCTTTACACCGGGCCGTTTCTCGATGGCTTTTATGTCGGGAGCAACGCTTTCGACGATTGGGCGGCATCGGAACGTGAAAGGCTGCTGAGCCGCGCGATTCAGTCATTGGAAAAGCTCGCTCGTCTCGTGGACGGTGAAAGCGGACTGGCCGTGGCTGATCGAATTCTGGCCATGGAGCCGACTCGAGAGGAGTCCTACCGCCTGAAGATGGAGCTGCTCGTGGCGTGCGGCCGGCGAGACAAGGCCCAGCGAACGTTCGAAGCTTGCAGAAGCGTGTTGAAGAACGAGTTCGGTGTCGACGTCAGCCCGGAGACGAGAGCGCTTTGGCAATCTCTTTCTGTCGCCGATATTTCATCAAGCCAGCAATCGACAAACGGTGTTCCGGGCGGTCAGCGCCTGGGGCGTCCATCCATCAGCGTCGCCGACTTCGTCAATCTGACGGGCGAGCGCGGCGACGATTTTTTCGCCAAGGGCCTGGTCCATGACATCACCACGGCGCTTTCCGAGGTGGCCGACTACGTCGTGCTCTCCGGCCTCCCGCCGCTTGAGAAGGGTGGCGAGGAATCCAAGGCGACGACAGCCCCGCGTGCCCGCTACATGCTCAACGGCAGCATCCAGAGGTCCGGGGACGAACTGAGGGTGAACGTTCAGTTGGTCGACGCCGCCGATGGCCACAATATCTGGGCGCAGAAATTCGATGGCCACTCGCAGGACGCGCTCGAATTCCAGGACAGGATCGCGCAGGCGGTTGTGCTGGCGGTCAGCCTCGAACTTCAACTGACCAATTGGAAGGTCCGCGACAAGAGCCCGCCGGGCACCCCCGAAGTGCGCAGGTTGGTGAATGAAGCTCTGATGAAGTACTTCGAGATGACACGGGACTCGCTCCTGGTGTCGAAGGAACTCGCCGAAAAGGCCCTGTCGATTGCGCCCGAAAATGCTCGGGCAAAGCGGACACTCTCGATCGCGATCACGATGGGACTTGCATTTGGTGCGCTGCCTGGCAAGCGCGAGCACATCGACAATGCGATCCGGCTTGCCGAAGACGCGGTAAGGGCCGTGCCGGATGATGAAATCGCCCGTTGCATCCTGTCTTTTGCCTATTTGCGCGACGGCCGGATCGACGAGGCGATCGTCGAATGCCGTCACGCGGTCAGCCTCAACCCGAGCTATCCGAGCGGCCACGGCGATCTCGGCGAGCTCTACGGCCTGCGCGGCCAGGTGAGCGAGGCGCTGCGCGAGGCCAATGAAGCGATCCGGCTCGGCGCGCACGACGCCATTGACTTCTGGCGCCATCATGGCCTGACTGTGGCGCTGTTCGCCGGCGGCGACGACCGCCGGGCGCTCGAAGTCGCCCGCAGGGTGGTCAGGACAAAGCCGGGTTTCGTCCGCGGCGCCCTTTACTGGGCGGCCGCTGCTTCGGCGACCGGCAACAATGAAGAAGCCTCACGCGCCATCCATCATTGCCTGTCGCAGCTTCCACATCTCAACCTGGGCAATGTCTGTCCCGGTTTTATGCCGCGCTATGTGAAGGATGAGCATCACGCCCGGTTTCTCGAAATGCTGGCGCGAGCCGGCCTTCCGAACTCTTAA
- a CDS encoding phospholipase D-like domain-containing protein, giving the protein MLQAIASHWSTLILALSLAMAAVGIVHAIMTKEDVRAATGWVGVMLLSPFLGAIIYAVAGINRIRRATISALRPVTGEAAEARHDRHLAMEALIDAHYGQHFIGLKTLGDRVARRPLTSGNTIAVLETGDEAYAAMCRAIDDAQKSVLLETYIFDNDAVGQMFVQSLSGAAKRGVTVRVLIDAVGVRYSVPSILKQLKEADITADLFNGNIVMGLRLPYANLRTHRKILIVDGTVAFTGGMNIRKGFSAEFAGSESSRDTHFEITGPVVADLFSVAAEDWRFAGNEALKGDVWQVERTAPPPGQPMLVRAVATGPDASNETNHKLLMGAFSVARKSIRIMSPYFLPDRELISALTTAGRRGVEIDIVVPAVNNLFLVDHAMTAQFDQVLKNYCRVWRHNGPFDHSKLMAIDGVWAYVGSSNLDARSLRLNFEIDMEVLDANFAGEIDARIGAAIASAQPVTLQTLMARPFVIRVFDRLLWLGSPYL; this is encoded by the coding sequence ATGTTGCAGGCGATTGCGAGTCACTGGTCCACGCTTATCCTCGCCCTCTCCCTGGCGATGGCGGCGGTCGGCATCGTCCATGCCATCATGACGAAGGAAGACGTGCGCGCCGCCACCGGCTGGGTGGGCGTGATGCTCTTGTCGCCCTTCCTCGGCGCGATCATCTACGCCGTCGCCGGCATCAACCGCATCCGCCGCGCGACGATCAGCGCCTTGCGGCCGGTCACCGGCGAGGCAGCCGAGGCAAGGCACGACCGCCACTTGGCCATGGAAGCCTTGATCGACGCTCATTACGGCCAGCACTTCATCGGGCTGAAGACGCTGGGCGACAGGGTGGCGCGGCGGCCGCTCACCTCGGGAAACACGATCGCCGTGCTCGAAACCGGCGACGAGGCCTATGCGGCGATGTGCCGGGCAATCGACGACGCGCAAAAGAGCGTGCTTCTCGAAACCTACATCTTCGACAATGACGCGGTCGGGCAGATGTTCGTCCAGTCGCTCTCCGGCGCGGCCAAACGCGGCGTCACGGTGCGCGTGCTGATCGATGCCGTCGGCGTGCGCTATTCGGTGCCCAGCATCCTGAAGCAGCTCAAAGAGGCCGACATCACGGCAGACCTCTTCAACGGCAACATCGTCATGGGCTTGAGACTTCCCTATGCCAATCTCAGAACCCACAGGAAGATCCTGATCGTCGACGGCACGGTGGCATTCACGGGAGGCATGAACATCCGCAAGGGATTTTCGGCCGAATTCGCCGGCTCCGAGAGTTCCAGGGACACGCATTTCGAGATCACCGGGCCGGTGGTGGCCGACCTGTTCTCGGTGGCGGCCGAGGACTGGCGCTTCGCCGGCAACGAGGCGCTGAAGGGCGATGTCTGGCAAGTCGAACGAACCGCGCCGCCGCCCGGTCAGCCGATGTTGGTCAGGGCCGTGGCGACGGGGCCGGACGCCTCGAACGAAACCAACCACAAGCTGCTGATGGGGGCGTTTTCGGTCGCCCGCAAATCGATCCGCATCATGTCGCCCTATTTCCTGCCGGACCGCGAGCTGATCAGCGCGCTGACCACGGCCGGCCGGCGCGGCGTCGAGATCGACATCGTGGTGCCGGCGGTGAACAACCTTTTCCTCGTCGACCATGCCATGACGGCGCAGTTCGACCAGGTTCTGAAGAATTACTGCCGGGTCTGGCGCCACAACGGCCCGTTCGACCATTCGAAACTGATGGCTATCGACGGCGTGTGGGCCTATGTCGGCTCGTCCAATCTCGACGCCCGGTCGCTCAGGCTGAATTTCGAGATCGACATGGAGGTCCTGGATGCCAATTTCGCCGGAGAGATCGATGCCCGCATCGGCGCAGCGATCGCTTCCGCCCAGCCGGTAACACTGCAGACGCTGATGGCCCGGCCGTTCGTCATTCGCGTTTTCGACCGATTGCTGTGGCTGGGATCGCCCTATCTATAG
- a CDS encoding peroxiredoxin-like family protein has product MSERLNTGPLQPGETAPNVVLDAITREGKIAIDDFRGERPVLVGLYRGLHCPFCRRHIAMLSQLTPALNEKGIESLTVVNTPIERARLYLRYHPMLGLLAASDPERTSHRAFGLPNMQITEDESAWPQKVSMSDVKSIRVDLPGEMPEPMDPFAALEYLNKKDSYDITEADQQMMATGIGQLVGQFLLDRDGVVRWTSNEVLDGGLFGAPNTQELMSAASQIGR; this is encoded by the coding sequence ATGTCAGAACGTCTCAACACAGGCCCGCTGCAACCTGGCGAAACGGCGCCCAATGTCGTGCTCGACGCGATTACCCGGGAGGGCAAGATCGCCATCGACGATTTCCGAGGCGAGAGACCGGTGCTGGTTGGGCTGTACCGGGGTCTCCATTGTCCTTTTTGCAGGCGCCATATCGCCATGCTTTCGCAACTCACCCCAGCCCTCAACGAAAAGGGCATCGAAAGCCTCACAGTGGTCAACACACCTATCGAGCGGGCGCGCCTCTACCTCCGGTACCATCCGATGCTCGGCCTCCTCGCGGCATCCGATCCGGAGCGGACTTCACACCGTGCCTTTGGATTGCCGAATATGCAGATCACCGAAGACGAGAGCGCATGGCCGCAAAAGGTTTCGATGAGCGATGTGAAGTCGATACGGGTCGACTTGCCGGGCGAGATGCCGGAACCGATGGATCCGTTTGCGGCGCTCGAATATCTGAACAAGAAGGACAGCTACGATATCACGGAAGCGGATCAACAGATGATGGCCACAGGCATTGGGCAGCTCGTCGGTCAGTTCTTGCTGGACCGCGATGGCGTCGTTCGCTGGACTTCCAACGAGGTGCTCGATGGCGGCCTATTCGGCGCCCCGAACACTCAGGAGTTGATGTCGGCAGCGTCGCAAATCGGAAGGTAA
- a CDS encoding endonuclease/exonuclease/phosphatase family protein, whose translation MDRNRRSLPETVLLSIRGRNARKAMSTPRKRVNGAEMVVASYNVHKCIGTDRKFDPERTARVIREISPDVIALQEADNRFGDRAGLLDLAHLELETGLVPVPVLGNGKGHGWRGNVLLFKRGTVRDVHQIKLPGLEPRGALVAEIDLDESRTLRVIAAHLGLLRRSRSEQARVVLDIMSSADERPTLLLGDLNEWRLGNRSALNTLHTTFGHTPPAVPTFPSGLPVLALDRIMGNRNGMVSAVEAHDTPLSRVASDHLPLTAYVHL comes from the coding sequence ATGGACAGAAACCGACGCAGCCTTCCGGAGACCGTGCTCCTGTCGATCCGCGGCAGAAATGCACGCAAGGCAATGTCGACGCCCCGCAAGCGGGTGAACGGCGCCGAGATGGTGGTCGCCTCCTACAATGTCCACAAATGCATCGGCACCGACCGCAAATTCGACCCCGAGCGGACCGCGCGCGTGATCCGGGAAATCAGCCCCGATGTGATCGCGCTGCAGGAGGCCGATAACCGCTTCGGCGACCGCGCCGGGTTGCTCGACCTTGCGCACCTCGAACTGGAAACAGGTCTGGTGCCGGTGCCGGTTCTCGGAAACGGCAAGGGCCATGGCTGGCGCGGCAACGTGCTCCTGTTCAAGCGCGGCACCGTGCGCGATGTGCACCAGATCAAGCTGCCCGGCCTGGAGCCGCGCGGGGCGCTGGTCGCCGAGATCGATCTCGACGAGAGCCGGACGCTGCGCGTCATCGCGGCCCATCTCGGGCTGTTGCGCCGCTCGCGGTCGGAACAGGCCCGCGTCGTGCTCGACATCATGAGCAGCGCGGATGAAAGGCCGACGCTTTTGCTCGGCGACCTGAACGAGTGGCGATTGGGCAACCGCTCGGCGCTCAACACGCTGCACACGACGTTCGGCCACACGCCTCCTGCCGTGCCTACCTTCCCGTCCGGCCTGCCGGTGCTGGCGCTCGACCGGATCATGGGCAACCGCAACGGCATGGTTTCGGCCGTCGAAGCGCATGACACGCCGCTCTCGCGGGTCGCCTCCGATCACCTGCCGCTGACGGCTTACGTGCACCTTTAG
- a CDS encoding GFA family protein has product MKRIEMEMSGGCQCGAVRYHASAMLDNSHLCHCRMCQKASGNIFAALVAAPDEALTWTRGKPSVWESSELVERGFCANCGTPLFFHHLENGRTNLMIGSLDDPHAFPPLANTCTENMVAWFDTIAGIENTGATENNGADWAAAIKESNNQHPDHDTTSWAMRERDG; this is encoded by the coding sequence ATGAAACGCATCGAGATGGAGATGAGCGGCGGCTGCCAGTGCGGTGCCGTGCGCTACCACGCAAGCGCTATGCTCGACAACTCGCATCTCTGCCATTGCCGCATGTGCCAGAAAGCCTCGGGCAACATCTTTGCCGCGCTCGTCGCCGCGCCCGATGAGGCGCTCACCTGGACACGCGGCAAGCCGAGCGTCTGGGAGAGCTCGGAGCTTGTCGAGCGCGGCTTCTGCGCCAATTGCGGCACGCCATTGTTCTTCCACCACCTCGAAAACGGTCGCACCAACCTGATGATTGGTTCGCTTGACGATCCGCACGCCTTCCCGCCGCTTGCCAATACCTGCACCGAGAACATGGTGGCATGGTTCGATACGATCGCGGGCATAGAAAATACCGGTGCGACCGAAAACAACGGAGCCGATTGGGCCGCGGCGATCAAGGAGAGTAACAACCAGCACCCCGATCACGATACCACCTCATGGGCGATGAGGGAGCGTGATGGCTGA
- a CDS encoding quercetin 2,3-dioxygenase produces MTISSHTADDARFLGPGEGEAIWFLRNRMTVKATEASTGGGFGLLESLIAPGFSPPLHVHHREDESFYVLEGELTMKCGDRTFRATAGSFVFLPRNVPHTFVVEGDKPARMLTLLTPGGGEGVFIDGGRPAEAEGLPPATPPDIEALKRVSARYEAEIIGPPMAPTASHAAAVA; encoded by the coding sequence ATGACAATCTCCAGCCATACCGCCGACGACGCACGTTTCCTTGGACCGGGTGAGGGGGAGGCGATCTGGTTCCTGAGAAACCGCATGACGGTGAAGGCCACCGAGGCCAGCACCGGAGGCGGCTTCGGCCTGCTGGAATCGCTCATCGCGCCGGGTTTCTCGCCGCCGTTGCACGTCCATCACCGCGAGGACGAGTCCTTCTACGTGCTGGAGGGGGAATTGACGATGAAATGCGGCGATCGCACCTTCCGGGCGACCGCGGGCTCGTTCGTGTTCCTGCCGAGAAACGTTCCCCACACTTTCGTGGTCGAGGGCGACAAGCCTGCGCGGATGCTGACGCTGCTGACGCCCGGCGGCGGCGAAGGGGTTTTCATCGACGGTGGACGGCCGGCAGAGGCGGAAGGATTGCCGCCGGCGACGCCGCCCGACATCGAGGCTCTCAAGCGTGTGAGTGCCCGCTATGAGGCCGAAATCATCGGGCCGCCAATGGCGCCGACCGCCAGCCACGCTGCGGCCGTCGCTTAG